A DNA window from Pseudomonas tohonis contains the following coding sequences:
- a CDS encoding AzlD domain-containing protein, whose amino-acid sequence METWLLILGMTAITFAIRYSLFAWPDLRFPPLVRQGLHYVPTAVLTAIVVPGMVMPDGEHAAVALDNAYLLAGLGCILIAAVTRHLLATILGGLLLFFALRWGLGQLPI is encoded by the coding sequence ATGGAAACCTGGCTGCTGATCCTCGGCATGACCGCGATCACCTTCGCCATCCGCTACAGCCTCTTCGCCTGGCCGGACCTGCGCTTCCCGCCGCTGGTGCGCCAGGGGCTGCACTACGTGCCGACCGCGGTGCTCACCGCCATCGTGGTGCCCGGCATGGTGATGCCCGACGGCGAGCATGCGGCAGTGGCGCTGGACAACGCCTACCTGCTGGCGGGGCTCGGCTGCATCCTCATCGCTGCCGTCACCCGCCACCTGCTGGCGACCATCCTCGGCGGGTTGCTGCTGTTCTTCGCCTTGCGCTGGGGGCTGGGGCAGCTGCCGATCTGA
- a CDS encoding AzlC family ABC transporter permease: MSRSTEFVRGVRDIVPMLIGAMPFGIIYGTLAAGAGLDAWQTLGMSLLVFAGSAQFIAITLLSGGAGVAVVLLTTLVVNLRHALYSASLQPFVSHLPKRWRMPLAFWLTDEAFAVVQHRYAEEDGSPLKHWYFLGAALAMYLSWASYTLVGVVFGQAVPNLAAWGLDFAMLATFIGIVVPMLRNRPQVAAALVAGAVALLCHALPYKLGLMAAALSGIVVGVVLERRYRLGQLEEVL, encoded by the coding sequence ATGTCCCGCTCTACAGAATTCGTCCGCGGCGTGCGCGACATCGTGCCGATGCTCATCGGCGCCATGCCCTTCGGCATCATCTACGGCACCCTCGCCGCCGGGGCCGGGCTCGACGCCTGGCAGACCCTCGGCATGTCCCTGCTGGTGTTCGCCGGCTCGGCGCAGTTCATCGCCATCACCCTGCTCAGCGGGGGCGCAGGGGTGGCGGTGGTGCTGCTCACCACGCTGGTGGTGAACCTGCGCCACGCTCTCTACAGCGCCAGCCTGCAACCCTTCGTCAGCCACCTGCCCAAGCGCTGGCGCATGCCCCTGGCCTTCTGGCTCACCGACGAGGCCTTCGCCGTGGTGCAGCACCGCTATGCCGAGGAAGACGGGTCGCCGCTCAAGCACTGGTACTTCCTCGGGGCCGCTCTGGCGATGTACCTGAGCTGGGCGTCCTACACCCTGGTGGGGGTGGTGTTCGGCCAGGCCGTGCCCAATCTCGCGGCCTGGGGGCTGGATTTCGCCATGCTGGCGACCTTCATCGGCATCGTCGTGCCCATGCTGCGCAACCGCCCACAGGTGGCGGCGGCACTGGTGGCCGGGGCCGTGGCGCTGCTGTGCCACGCGCTGCCCTACAAGCTCGGGCTGATGGCGGCGGCGTTGAGCGGCATCGTCGTCGGCGTGGTGCTGGAGCGGCGCTATCGCCTGGGCCAGCTCGAGGAGGTGCTCTGA